The Apium graveolens cultivar Ventura chromosome 11, ASM990537v1, whole genome shotgun sequence genome has a window encoding:
- the LOC141697926 gene encoding thylakoid lumenal protein TL20.3, chloroplastic — translation MALTSISLLPIKTINKPTCRYSCCSYRCNNSKSYVIVSKLQTEKHATEPKKWKALVSTALAAAVITFGSDFSALADLNKFEADIRGEFGIGSAAQYGSADLKKAVHTNENFRRANFTSADMRESDFSGSTFNGAYMEKAVAYKANFSGADLSDTLMDRMVLNEANLKDAILVRSVLTRSDLGGALIEGADFSDAVLDLLQKQALCKYASGTNPTTGVSTRTSLGCGNSRRNAYGTPSSPLLSAPPPQLLDRDGFCDPATGLCDVK, via the exons ATGGCACTCACTTCAATCTCACTGTTACCAATCAAGACCATAAACAAACCAACCTGTCGTTACTCTTGTTGCTCTTACAGATGTAATAATAGCAAGTCTTATGTTATAGTATCTAAACTGCAAACTGAAAAACATGCAACAG AGCCAAAGAAATGGAAAGCTCTGGTTTCGACAGCACTGGCAGCTGCTGTGATCACATTTGGCTCAGACTTTTCGGCTTTGGCTGATCTTAACAAGTTTGAAGCAGATATTCGCGGTGAATTTGGTATAGGCTCTGCAGCGCAATATGGTTCTGCTGATCTCAA GAAGGCTGTTCACACAAACGAAAATTTCAG GAGAGCAAATTTTACCTCTGCTGACATGAGGGAATCAGATTTCAGTGGATCAACATTCAACGGTGCATATATGGAGAAGGCCGTTGCATATAAAGCAAATTTCAGTG GTGCAGATTTGAGTGATACATTGATGGATCGCATG GTTCTTAACGAAGCTAATCTCAAAGATGCCATACTTGTTAGATCTGTTCTCACTCGCAGTGATCTTGGAGGTGCTCTGATTGAAGGTGCTGACTTTAGTGATGCTGTATTGGACCTGCTCCAGAAACAG GCACTCTGCAAGTATGCAAGTGGAACAAATCCAACAACAGGAGTGAGCACCAGAACAAGTTTGGGGTGTGGGAACAGTCGACGGAATGCATATGGTACCCCCTCTTCCCCCTTGCTCAGTGCTCCACCTCCTCAGCTGCTTGACCGCGATGGCTTCTGCGATCCAGCCACTGGTCTTTGTGATGTCAAATGA
- the LOC141696586 gene encoding uncharacterized protein LOC141696586, whose protein sequence is MTGDLFTARFADCHFDENVFPKLDGEIKIFPKSGGENKQLEKEITWNAPTLNIFDPRTNQCELEVQILIHLQGIANQLPDAFNDINRVTKSHIPAANAPAKIEVPEGQIIKANESRPRMKRGRPIGSKDKNPQKRKGAKYDDAQIDEIKSQGETLEETRDMNNQTPEEDQVPENVEI, encoded by the coding sequence ATGACAGGTGATTTATTTACTGCAAGATTTGCAGACTGTCATTTTGATGAAAATGTTTTTCCAAAATTAGATGGAGAGATTAAAATTTTCCCTAAATCAGGGGGAGAAAATAAGCAGCTGGAGAAAGAAATTACATGGAATGCACCAACATTGAACATTTTTGATCCTCGTACAAACCAATGTGAACTAGAAGTTCAAATACTAATCCATTTACAAGGCATAGCAAATCAATTGCCTGATGCATTCAATGATATCAATAGAGTGACTAAGTCACACATACCAGCTGCAAATGCTCCTGCAAAAATTGAAGTCCCTGAAGGACAAATTATCAAGGCAAATGAGTCAAGACCTCGCATGAAGCGAGGTAGACCAATCGGTTCCAAAGATAAAAATCCTCAGAAAAGAAAAGGAGCAAAATATGATGATGCCCAAATAGATGAAATAAAATCTCAAGGAGAGACCCTAGAAGAGACCCGTGACATGAATAACCAAACCCCAGAAGAGGACCAGGTACCTGAAAATGTTGAAATATAA